A single genomic interval of Oryza sativa Japonica Group chromosome 7, ASM3414082v1 harbors:
- the LOC4343743 gene encoding putative MO25-like protein At5g47540, translated as MKGLFKSKPRTPADVVRQTRELLIFLDLHSGSRGGDAKREEKMAELSKNIRELKSILYGNGESEPVTEACVQLTQEFFRENTLRLLIICLPKLNLETRKDATQVVANLQRQQVSSKIVASEYLEANKDLLDTLISGYENMDIALHYGSMLRECIRHQSIARYVLESDHMKKFFDYIQLPNFDIASDASATFKELLTRHKATVAEFLSKNYDWFFSEFNTRLLSSTNYITKRQAIKFLGDMLLDRSNSTVMMRYVSSKDNLMILMNLLRDSSKNIQIEAFHVFKLFAANKNKPTEVVNILVTNRSKLLRFFAGFKIDKEDEQFEADKEQVIKEISAL; from the exons ATGAAGGGCCTCTTCAAGTCCAAGCCGCGGACGCCGGCAGACGTCGTGCGGCAGACGCGGGAGCTCCTCATCTTCCTCGACCTACACTCCGGAtcacgcggcggcgacgccaagCGCGAGGAGAAG ATGGCAGAATTAAGCAAAAATATCAGGGAGTTGAAGTCAATTCTTTATGGCAATGGTGAATCTGAACCTGTGACTGAGGCTTGCGTGCAATTGACCCAAGAATTCTTCAGAGAGAACACTTTACGGCTTCTAATTATTTGTCTTCCGAAATTGAACTTAGAG ACCAGGAAAGATGCAACTCAAGttgttgcaaacttgcaaagGCAGCAAGTCTCCTCAAAAATAGTTGCATCTGAGTATCTAGAAGCAAATAAAGATCTTTTGGACACCTTAATTTCTGG GTATGAGAATATGGACATTGCTTTGCATTACGGCTCTATGCTGAGGGAATGTATTCGCCACCAAAGTATTGCAAG GTACGTTTTAGAGTCTGACCACATGAAGAAGTTCTTTGACTATATACAACTTCCAAATTTTGACATTGCATCAGATGCTTCTGCGACCTTTAAG GAACTTCTGACAAGGCATAAAGCTACCGTGGCAGAATTTCTGTCAAAGAATTATGACTGG TTCTTTTCAGAATTCAACACTAGGTTGCTATCATCAACCAACTACATAACAAAAAGGCAGGCTATCAAG ttcTTGGGAGACATGCTGCTTGATAGATCCAACTCTACAGTCATGATGCGTTATGTTAGTTCAAAAGATAATCTTATGATTCTCATGAATCTCTTGAGA GATTCAAGCAAAAATATTCAAATTGAAGCATTTCATGTGTTCAAG TTATTTGCGGCAAATAAAAACAAGCCAACTGAGGTTGTAAACATACTAGTCACAAACCGAAGCAAGCTTCTCCGATTTTTTGCCGGATTCAAGATTGACAAAG AGGATGAACAGTTCGAGGCAGACAAAGAGCAGGTCATAAAGGAGATATCTGCACTTTAG